A region of Diceros bicornis minor isolate mBicDic1 chromosome 31, mDicBic1.mat.cur, whole genome shotgun sequence DNA encodes the following proteins:
- the LOC131395711 gene encoding olfactory receptor 4P4-like — protein sequence MEIRRNISEFILLGLSHDQTIQIFCFVLFLFCYVALLVGNFLILISIRCSPLYNQPMYYFLSHLSFIDICYTPTVTPKLIADLLVERKTISYGNCMLQVFTTHFFGGTEIFILTAMAFDRYVAICKPLHYVVIMNRTRCNLLVLAAWVGGAVHSFPLFSIAMVLPFYGPNEIDHYFCDIFPLQKVACTDTYVAGVLVITFSGMVALVTFVVLFVSYGIILFTLRNHSAEGRHKALSTCWSHITVVVLFFGPVVFIYLRPPTIFPEDKVFALFYTIIAPMFNPLIYTLRNTEMKTVMRKIWCQMLFSKEAHN from the coding sequence ATGGAAATCCGGAGAAACATCTCAGAATTCATTCTTCTAGGACTTTCTCATGACCAGACCATACAAATATTTTGCTTTGTGCTCTTCTTATTCTGTTATGTTGCCCTGTTGGTAGGAAACTTTCTGATCCTTATCTCCATTCGATGCAGTCCTCTTTATAACCAACCAATGTACTATTTCCTCAGCCACTTGTCCTTTATAGACATCTGCTATACCCCTACTGTTACACCCAAATTAATTGCTGACCTGCTAGTGGAAAGAAAAACCATTTCCTATGGTAATTGCATGTTACAGGTCTTTACCACGCATTTCTTTGGAGGTACTGAGATCTTTATTCTTACTGCTATGGCTTTTGATCGCTACGTTGCCATCTGCAAACCTCTCCACTACGTGGTTATCATGAACAGGACAAGATGCAATCTCCTAGTCTTGGCTGCTTGGGTTGGTGGTGCTGTTCATTCCTTTCCTCTATTCTCCATAGCAATGGTTTTGCCCTTCTACGGTCCTAATGAAATTGATCACTATTTTTGTGATATTTTTCCTTTGCAAAAAGTTGCCTGTACAGATACCTACGTCGCTGGTGTCCTCGTGATTACCTTTTCAGGTATGGTTGCCTTGGTTACCTTTGTtgtcttatttgtttcttatggCATTATATTATTCACTTTAAGAAATCATTCAGCTGAGGGAAGACACAAAGCCCTCTCTACCTGCTGGTCTCATATCACTGTGGTTGTCTTATTTTTTGGGCCTGTGGTCTTTATCTATCTTAGACCTCCCACCATTTTCCCTGAGGATAAAGTATTTGCACTATTTTACACCATCATTGCTCCTATGTTCAACCCTTTAATTTATACACTGAGAAATACAGAGATGAAAACTGTCATGAGAAAAATTTGGTGTCAAATGTTGTTTTCAAAGGAAGCACACAATTAA